In Bradyrhizobium sp. 195, the sequence GAACGCAAGGATTGGCCGACATGCCCGGGCTTGTCCCGGGCTTCCACGTTCTTTGTGCCGCAGTTGAGACGTGGGTGGCCGGGTCAAGCCCGGCCATGACGTTGTGGAAGCAGCAAGCGCTAGATATCGATCGTCGCGCTCAGCGAATGTTCCTGGATGAAGTCGCGGCGCGGCTCGACCACGTCGCCCATCAGCTTGGTGAAGATGTCATCGGCCTCGTCGACCTCCTTGACTTTCACCTGCAGCAGCGAGCGCACGTCGGTATCCAGCGTCGTCTCCCAGAGCTGCTCCGGGTTCATCTCGCCGAGACCCTTGTAGCGCTGCAGCGAGATGCCCTTGCGGCCGGCCTCGGTCACCGCCTCAAACAGGTCGACCGGGCCATGGACCATGTGCTCGGTATCCTTCCGCCGCAGCTTGCCGGAGCGCGCATAGACGTCCTGGAGTTTCGTCGTGTACTCGTCGAGCTTTCGGGCTTCGGCCGATCCCAGGAAGGCGTCGTCGATCACAGCGGTTTCCTTGACGCCGCGCACGGTGCGCTCGAACTGGAAGCCCTGGCCTTCCACGTATTGCCCGATCCAGCCGCGCTCGACCTCCTCGGCCTGATTGTCCAGCCGGCTCGCAATGTACTGCGCGGCGGCAGCGGCCTTCTCGGGATCGCCGTAGATCGATTTGTTCAGCACGCCGGTGATGGCGGCCTGCTCGATGACCTTGCGGTTATAGCGGCTGTGCAGGTTGCGCAAAATGCTGCGCACCACGCGCGCGTCGTCGACCAGCGAGCGCAGGTCGCGGCCGGTGCGGTCGCCGCCGGTGCCGGGAATGTAGACGCAGTCGTCGAGGCCGGCGTCGATCAGATAGTCTTCCAGCGCCCGCTCGTCCTTCAGATATTGCTCGGACTTGCCGCGCGAGACCTTATAGAGCGGCGGCTGGGCGATATAGAGATAGCCGCCGTCGATGATGTCGCGCATCTGCCGGTAGAAAAAGGTGAGCAGCAGCGTGCGGATGTGGGCGCCGTCGACGTCGGCGTCCGTCATCACGATGATCTTGTGATAGCGCAGCTTCTCGACCGAGAACTCGTCGCTGATGCCGGTGCCGAGCGCGGTGATCAGCGTGCCGATCTGCTCGCTTCCCAGCATCTTGTCGGGGCGGACGCGTTCGACGTTCAAGATCTTGCCGCGGAGCGGCAAGACGGCCTGGAATTCGCGGTTGCGGCCCTGCTTGGCGCTGCCGCCTGCCGAGTCGCCCTCGACGATGAAGAGCTCGGACTTGGCCGGATCCTTTTCCTGGCAGTCGGCGAGCTTGCCCGGCAGCGAGGAGACCGAGAGCGGGCTCTTGCGCGTCAGCTCGCGCGCTTTTCGCGCGGCTTCGCGGGCGGCCGCGGCCTGGATCACCTTGCCGACGATCATCTTGGCTTCGCTCGGATGCTCCTCGAACCAGGCCTGGAGCGCCTCGTTGAGGACGTTCTCGACCACGGGGCGCACTTCCGAGGAAACCAGCTTGTCCTTGGTCTGCGACGAGAATTTCGGATCCGGCACCTTCACCGAT encodes:
- the gyrB gene encoding DNA topoisomerase (ATP-hydrolyzing) subunit B, yielding MTEPARQPAAENEPSNPSEYGAESIRVLKGLDAVRKRPGMYIGDTDDGSGLHHMVYEVVDNAIDEALAGHATRVDVVLNADNSVTVRDDGRGIPVDIHKGEGISAAEVIMTQLHAGGKFDQNSYKVSGGLHGVGVSVVNALSSKLVLRIWRDNKEHTIEFAHGDAVAPLQVVGDAPGKRGTEVTFYASPETFKNIEYDFATLEHRLRELAFLNSGVNIALSDMRHAVEKREEMHYSGGVEEFVKYLDRNKKAIVPAPIMVRAEANGIGVEAALWWNDSYHENVLCFTNNIPQRDGGTHLAGFRGALTRQVNGYAEANAKKEKIALTGDDCREGLTAVLSVKVPDPKFSSQTKDKLVSSEVRPVVENVLNEALQAWFEEHPSEAKMIVGKVIQAAAAREAARKARELTRKSPLSVSSLPGKLADCQEKDPAKSELFIVEGDSAGGSAKQGRNREFQAVLPLRGKILNVERVRPDKMLGSEQIGTLITALGTGISDEFSVEKLRYHKIIVMTDADVDGAHIRTLLLTFFYRQMRDIIDGGYLYIAQPPLYKVSRGKSEQYLKDERALEDYLIDAGLDDCVYIPGTGGDRTGRDLRSLVDDARVVRSILRNLHSRYNRKVIEQAAITGVLNKSIYGDPEKAAAAAQYIASRLDNQAEEVERGWIGQYVEGQGFQFERTVRGVKETAVIDDAFLGSAEARKLDEYTTKLQDVYARSGKLRRKDTEHMVHGPVDLFEAVTEAGRKGISLQRYKGLGEMNPEQLWETTLDTDVRSLLQVKVKEVDEADDIFTKLMGDVVEPRRDFIQEHSLSATIDI